In bacterium 336/3, the following proteins share a genomic window:
- a CDS encoding crossover junction endodeoxyribonuclease RuvC — MKNIETEKIILGIDPGTRIMGYAVIKVLGKNIEVLQYGVINLEKYTNQEIKLKKIFERVTQIVDEFLPDEVALEAPFYGKNVQSMLKLGRAQGVAMTAALMREIPITEYAPRKVKQSVTGTGTASKEDLAVMLEKILKIKFADNTLLDASDALGVALCHHYQGGVKTNKAKGWGDFLKENPDKVKKKIKKKTE, encoded by the coding sequence TTGAAGAATATAGAAACTGAAAAAATTATTTTGGGTATTGACCCTGGTACTCGTATTATGGGATATGCAGTTATTAAGGTATTGGGTAAAAATATAGAGGTATTACAATATGGTGTAATAAATTTAGAAAAATATACAAATCAAGAGATTAAACTTAAAAAGATATTTGAAAGAGTAACACAAATTGTAGATGAATTTTTACCAGATGAAGTAGCTTTAGAAGCCCCTTTTTATGGAAAAAATGTTCAGTCTATGCTGAAATTAGGAAGAGCTCAAGGCGTAGCCATGACGGCTGCCCTCATGCGAGAAATTCCTATTACTGAATATGCTCCACGTAAGGTAAAACAATCTGTTACAGGCACAGGTACAGCTTCCAAAGAAGATTTGGCTGTTATGCTTGAAAAAATTTTAAAAATAAAATTTGCAGATAATACTTTGTTAGATGCTTCTGATGCTTTGGGTGTAGCCCTTTGCCATCATTATCAGGGTGGTGTAAAAACTAATAAAGCCAAAGGGTGGGGCGATTTTCTGAAAGAAAACCCAGATAAAGTAAAAAAGAAAATAAAGAAAAAGACAGAATAA
- a CDS encoding signal peptide peptidase SppA produces MVQFLKFVGATLVGLFLFCLIGIFILMGISSSFSSSEKPDVEENSVLMLNLSRPLAERSTEDPFEGLNLPLNNTPAKLGLLEVVQSIRNAKNDKKIKGIYINTEGVSSGYAALKEIRDALVDFKKSNKFIYAYGEYYTEGAYYLSSVADKIYLNPIGLVEFNGLYSEVPFIKGVLEKLEVKPEIFRVGEFKSAIEPLMLDKMSEANRLQVTSYLNAIYDVYLKDISASRKIDVAKLRQISDSMLVRKPEDAITHQLITNIGYEDEILEILRKDLKVDKKEKIKFITVNTYYKSIESKYYKNKIAVLFAEGDINSGKSTDESIGSETIVNELRKLRKDDKVKAIVLRINSPGGSALASDVMWREIMLTRKEKPVIASMSNVAASGGYYMAMACDTIVAQENTITGSIGIFGVLFNAENLLKNKIGVTTDRVTTGKYSDIGNPVRSMTPQERQIIQENVERGYETFTTKAAQGRKMSVENLKKIASGRVWSGSQAKENGLVDVIGGLDVAIEIAAKRAKVTEYQPKYYPVQQDFFSKLSGKSKEEALIKEQLGEETYLYYKTLQKIKNLQGVQARLPFDLVIR; encoded by the coding sequence ATGGTACAATTTTTGAAATTTGTAGGTGCTACCCTTGTAGGGTTATTCTTGTTTTGTTTAATAGGGATTTTTATATTAATGGGTATTAGTTCTTCCTTTTCGTCTTCGGAAAAGCCTGATGTAGAAGAAAATAGTGTTTTGATGTTAAACCTTTCAAGACCTTTGGCAGAAAGAAGTACTGAAGATCCTTTTGAAGGATTAAATTTGCCACTTAACAATACACCTGCTAAATTAGGTTTGTTAGAAGTAGTGCAATCCATTAGGAATGCTAAAAATGATAAAAAAATAAAAGGCATTTATATCAATACTGAAGGAGTTTCAAGTGGTTATGCAGCCCTTAAAGAAATTAGAGATGCTTTGGTAGATTTCAAAAAATCGAATAAGTTTATTTATGCTTATGGCGAATATTATACTGAAGGGGCTTATTATTTGTCTTCGGTAGCTGATAAAATATATCTGAATCCTATTGGTTTGGTAGAATTTAATGGTTTATACTCAGAAGTGCCATTTATTAAGGGTGTACTTGAAAAATTAGAGGTAAAGCCTGAAATTTTCAGAGTGGGAGAGTTTAAAAGTGCTATTGAGCCTCTGATGTTAGATAAAATGAGCGAAGCCAATCGTTTACAGGTTACATCTTATCTAAATGCTATTTATGATGTTTACTTGAAAGATATTTCAGCTTCACGCAAAATAGATGTTGCTAAATTACGCCAAATCTCTGATTCGATGCTTGTTCGTAAACCAGAAGATGCTATTACTCATCAACTAATTACGAATATAGGTTATGAAGATGAGATTTTAGAAATTTTAAGAAAAGATTTAAAAGTTGATAAAAAAGAGAAAATTAAATTTATAACAGTAAATACTTATTATAAATCGATTGAATCCAAATACTATAAAAACAAGATAGCTGTGTTGTTTGCAGAAGGAGATATCAACAGTGGAAAGAGTACAGATGAAAGTATAGGCTCAGAAACAATTGTAAATGAGCTTCGTAAACTTCGTAAAGATGATAAAGTAAAAGCTATTGTTTTGCGTATCAATTCACCAGGGGGGAGTGCTTTGGCATCTGATGTGATGTGGAGAGAAATCATGCTTACAAGAAAAGAAAAACCCGTAATTGCTTCTATGTCAAATGTAGCAGCATCAGGAGGATATTATATGGCAATGGCTTGCGATACGATTGTAGCTCAAGAAAATACAATTACAGGTTCTATTGGTATTTTTGGTGTACTTTTCAATGCTGAAAACCTACTGAAAAATAAAATAGGCGTAACAACAGATAGAGTAACTACAGGAAAATATTCTGATATTGGAAACCCTGTTCGTTCAATGACACCACAAGAAAGACAAATTATCCAAGAAAATGTGGAACGAGGCTACGAAACTTTCACAACCAAAGCTGCTCAAGGACGCAAAATGAGTGTAGAGAATTTGAAAAAAATTGCTTCAGGAAGAGTATGGTCTGGTAGCCAAGCCAAAGAAAATGGATTGGTAGATGTAATTGGAGGTTTGGATGTTGCTATTGAAATTGCTGCAAAAAGAGCAAAAGTTACAGAGTATCAACCTAAATATTATCCAGTACAACAAGATTTTTTTAGTAAACTAAGTGGTAAAAGTAAAGAAGAAGCTCTCATTAAAGAGCAATTGGGAGAAGAAACATACTTATACTATAAAACTCTTCAAAAAATAAAAAATCTACAAGGTGTTCAAGCTCGCTTGCCATTTGATTTGGTCATTCGTTAA
- a CDS encoding nicotinate-nucleotide adenylyltransferase, producing the protein MEDEKLTSTRQKALTINLDSSIYGSFAEIGAGQETAAIFFKAGGASGTVAKTMSAYDMTFSDAIYGKEESGRYVCEPRLVKMLAKEYSLLEMRLGEQRGDKTTFFAFADTVTTINFSKTVQGQGWLGVRFQLKPQSPPSDVIVHVRMNDKDAILQQQAYGILGVNLIYACFFHSKNPDDFLLSLMDNLSRERIEIDMIRFEGPDFEEIDNRLVTLKMVLYGLADAAIFNPQAEMLQPADALYKKNVLVLRGRFRPITHVNMDMFRKSRRQFLTDLPPEEHQKTVVLAELTLQDLKQAGGNNSDIDIQDFLDRVDILCTLGQNVMISNFQEPDKLIAYISQLTRKKIAIVVGRLLLEQLCDATRYEKLRGGVLEAFSRLFINDLHVYVYPYLQDGIPQTFENFDVPPLLRPLLEYLRVNGKITDIVDYDEDVLHIYSEKVLAMIRTGEPGWEEMVPEIVAEKIKDNCLFGFPCVVVGGKRRFVET; encoded by the coding sequence ATGGAAGACGAAAAGCTAACCAGTACAAGGCAAAAAGCCCTCACAATTAATTTAGACTCTTCTATTTATGGCTCTTTTGCTGAAATTGGAGCAGGGCAAGAAACAGCAGCTATATTTTTTAAAGCTGGAGGAGCATCAGGAACAGTGGCCAAAACTATGTCGGCTTATGACATGACCTTTAGTGATGCAATTTATGGCAAAGAAGAAAGTGGACGTTATGTTTGTGAGCCTCGTTTGGTAAAAATGCTTGCAAAAGAATATAGCCTGCTCGAAATGCGTTTGGGAGAGCAAAGAGGCGATAAAACTACTTTTTTTGCTTTTGCAGATACAGTTACAACTATCAATTTTTCTAAAACTGTACAAGGACAAGGCTGGTTGGGCGTTCGTTTCCAACTCAAACCACAAAGTCCGCCTAGTGATGTAATTGTTCATGTACGTATGAACGATAAAGATGCCATTCTTCAACAACAAGCGTATGGTATTTTAGGTGTAAACCTAATTTATGCTTGCTTCTTTCATTCAAAAAACCCTGATGATTTTTTACTTTCTTTGATGGATAATCTTTCAAGAGAAAGAATTGAAATTGACATGATTCGTTTTGAAGGTCCTGATTTTGAGGAAATTGATAACCGACTTGTTACTTTGAAAATGGTTTTATATGGTTTAGCGGATGCAGCCATATTTAATCCACAAGCAGAAATGCTACAACCAGCAGATGCTTTATACAAAAAAAATGTATTGGTACTGCGTGGACGATTCAGACCTATTACCCATGTAAATATGGATATGTTTAGAAAGTCCAGAAGACAATTTTTAACTGATTTACCTCCTGAAGAACATCAAAAAACAGTTGTTTTAGCAGAATTGACACTCCAAGACCTTAAACAAGCAGGTGGTAATAATAGTGATATTGATATTCAAGATTTTCTAGACAGAGTAGATATTTTGTGTACACTTGGACAAAATGTAATGATTTCTAATTTCCAAGAACCAGATAAACTTATTGCCTATATTTCTCAGTTAACACGTAAAAAGATTGCAATAGTAGTTGGCAGATTGCTTCTAGAGCAACTCTGTGATGCAACTCGATACGAAAAACTTAGAGGAGGAGTTTTAGAGGCTTTTAGTAGGTTGTTTATCAATGATTTACATGTATATGTGTACCCATATCTACAAGATGGAATACCCCAAACTTTTGAAAACTTTGATGTACCACCACTCTTAAGACCTCTTTTGGAATATTTAAGGGTAAATGGAAAAATCACAGATATTGTAGATTATGATGAAGATGTACTTCATATCTACTCCGAAAAAGTACTTGCCATGATTCGGACTGGCGAACCTGGTTGGGAAGAAATGGTGCCAGAAATTGTAGCAGAAAAAATAAAAGATAATTGTTTATTTGGCTTTCCTTGTGTAGTGGTAGGAGGTAAAAGACGTTTTGTGGAAACATAA
- a CDS encoding magnesium chelatase, with amino-acid sequence MNQLLGLRTLGDLKKTGYQSRSIKEELRENLIKKLRNKENVFEGIWGYEETVIPDIERAILSKHHINLLGLRGQAKTRIARLMVELLDEYIPIVAGSELNDDPLLPLSRYAIDVIAEKGDETPISWLHRNDRYTEKLATPDVSVADLIGDVDPIKAASLKLPYSDERVIHFGLIPRSHRCIFVINELPDLQARIQVSLFNILQEGDIQIRGFKLRLPLDIQFVFTANPEDYTNRGSIVTPLKDRIDSQILTHYPKSIEIGKKITSQEAKLANAQKDRVYIPELLKDLVEQVAVEARNSEYVDAKSGVSARLTIAALENLVSAAERRLLLNGENLTTLRISDLIGVLPAITGKIELVYEGEQEGAAIVAQNLLSKAIRTQFGQYFINPEQGKKMKDKNPYQAILEWFGNGNSIDLLNDAPQEEYKQKLKEVKGLEGLIKETFKNLPESEFYLMMEFAIHGLAEYSQLSKKILTRSLQFSDILSGMLNMPNFGKYEDEDDEDEDFGYKKR; translated from the coding sequence ATGAATCAACTATTAGGATTACGTACCTTAGGAGACCTTAAAAAAACAGGTTATCAGAGCCGTAGCATTAAAGAAGAGTTAAGAGAAAATCTCATTAAAAAATTAAGAAATAAAGAAAATGTATTTGAAGGAATTTGGGGATATGAGGAAACTGTAATTCCTGATATAGAAAGAGCCATTCTTTCCAAACATCATATCAATCTTTTAGGGCTTCGTGGACAGGCCAAAACTCGTATTGCAAGGCTTATGGTAGAGCTTTTGGATGAGTATATTCCAATTGTAGCAGGTTCTGAACTCAACGATGACCCTTTACTGCCTCTTTCTCGCTATGCCATAGACGTAATTGCAGAAAAAGGAGATGAAACGCCTATTTCATGGTTACATAGAAATGATCGTTATACAGAAAAGCTGGCAACTCCTGATGTTTCAGTGGCTGATTTGATAGGAGATGTAGACCCCATCAAAGCTGCAAGTCTCAAGTTGCCTTACTCTGATGAAAGAGTTATTCATTTTGGGTTGATACCCCGTTCACATCGTTGTATCTTTGTAATCAATGAACTCCCTGACTTACAGGCTCGTATTCAGGTTTCTTTGTTCAATATTTTGCAAGAAGGTGATATTCAGATACGTGGCTTCAAATTACGTTTGCCTTTAGATATTCAGTTTGTATTTACAGCAAACCCTGAAGACTATACCAATAGAGGAAGTATCGTTACACCACTCAAAGATAGAATTGATAGTCAGATACTTACACACTATCCGAAAAGTATAGAAATAGGTAAAAAAATTACTTCTCAAGAAGCTAAACTTGCCAATGCTCAGAAAGATAGGGTATATATTCCTGAATTACTGAAAGACTTGGTAGAGCAAGTTGCTGTGGAAGCTCGAAACAGTGAATATGTAGATGCAAAAAGTGGGGTTTCAGCAAGGCTTACCATTGCAGCTTTAGAAAATTTAGTCAGTGCAGCAGAAAGACGTTTGCTTCTTAATGGTGAAAATCTGACAACCCTAAGAATTTCTGACTTAATAGGTGTATTGCCTGCCATTACTGGAAAAATAGAACTTGTCTATGAAGGGGAACAGGAAGGTGCTGCCATTGTAGCCCAAAACTTACTTTCTAAGGCAATCAGAACACAATTTGGACAATACTTTATCAATCCAGAGCAAGGCAAAAAAATGAAGGATAAAAATCCTTATCAGGCTATTTTAGAATGGTTTGGAAATGGGAATTCCATTGATTTGCTCAATGATGCTCCACAAGAAGAATACAAGCAAAAACTCAAGGAAGTAAAAGGCTTGGAAGGTTTAATAAAAGAAACCTTTAAAAATTTACCAGAATCAGAATTTTATTTGATGATGGAATTTGCTATTCATGGATTGGCAGAGTATTCGCAACTAAGCAAAAAAATCTTAACTCGCAGTCTTCAATTTTCAGACATTCTTTCAGGAATGCTCAATATGCCTAATTTTGGCAAATATGAGGACGAAGATGATGAAGACGAGGATTTTGGATATAAAAAGAGATAA